The Saccharomyces cerevisiae S288C chromosome VII, complete sequence genome includes a region encoding these proteins:
- the NUP49 gene encoding FG-nucleoporin NUP49 (FG-nucleoporin component of central core of the nuclear pore complex; contributes directly to nucleocytoplasmic transport and maintenance of the nuclear pore complex (NPC) permeability barrier; found in stable complex with Nic96p and two other FG-nucleoproteins (Nsp1p and Nup57p)), with translation MFGLNKASSTPAGGLFGQASGASTGNANTGFSFGGTQTGQNTGPSTGGLFGAKPAGSTGGLGASFGQQQQQSQTNAFGGSATTGGGLFGNKPNNTANTGGGLFGANSNSNSGSLFGSNNAQTSRGLFGNNNTNNINNSSSGMNNASAGLFGSKPAGGTSLFGNTSTSSAPAQNQGMFGAKPAGTSLFGNNAGNTTTGGGLFGSKPTGATSLFGSSNNNNNNNNSNNIMSASGGLFGNQQQQLQQQPQMQCALQNLSQLPITPMTRISELPPQIRQEIEQLDQYIQKQVQISHHLKADTIDHDELIDSIPRDVAYLLKSESATSQYLKQDLKKISSFKSLIDEDLLDTQTFSVLLQQLLTPGSKISSNDLDKFFQKKIHLYEKKLEDYCRILSDIETAVNGIDTDLFGAPNNPNSTAITADLGSSEAENLLQLKTGLAAIVSTVIEEFTLFMDIAERIAVLHQKTKTLASLSI, from the coding sequence ATGTTTGGATTAAATAAAGCATCTTCGACACCTGCAGGTGGGCTCTTTGGTCAGGCCAGCGGAGCTAGCACTGGAAACGCGAATACTGGGTTTTCGTTTGGTGGGACTCAAACTGGACAAAACACCGGCCCAAGTACAGGTGGACTATTTGGCGCTAAACCAGCCGGATCTACAGGAGGATTAGGTGCATCATTTGGtcagcagcaacaacaatcTCAGACAAATGCATTTGGAGGAAGCGCCACCACCGGAGGGGGCCTTTTCGGTAACAAACCTAACAATACGGCGAACACTGGGGGCGGGTTATTTGGCGCTAATTCGAACAGTAATTCTGGCAGTTTGTTTGGTTCCAACAATGCACAGACGAGTCGTGGTTTGTTTGGTAATAATAACActaataatatcaataatagTAGTAGTGGCATGAATAATGCAAGCGCTGGACTATTTGGCTCTAAACCTGCAGGAGGCACTTCTTTGTTCGGTAATACAAGCACCTCTTCGGCCCCTGCGCAGAACCAGGGCATGTTTGGTGCAAAACCAGCTGGTACATCTCTATTCGGCAATAATGCAGGTAATACGACCACTGGTGGAGGGTTATTTGGCTCCAAACCGACAGGAGCAACGTCTTTGTTTGGTTCATcaaataacaacaacaataacaataatagtAACAACATCATGAGTGCGTCAGGCGGGCTATTTGGTAatcagcagcagcaactGCAGCAACAACCACAAATGCAGTGCGCATTGCAAAATCTATCTCAGCTCCCTATTACCCCAATGACACGGATTTCCGAATTACCACCTCAAATACGTcaagaaattgaacaaCTAGatcaatatattcaaaaacaagTGCAGATCTCGCACCATTTGAAGGCCGATACAATCGATCATGATGAATTGATAGATTCCATTCCTCGTGATGTTGCATACCTACTGAAGTCAGAATCTGCAACAAGTCAATATTTAAAGCaagatttgaagaaaatatcctCATTTAAATCGCTAATCGATGAGGACCTTCTAGACACGCAAACTTTTTCGGTGCTCTTACAGCAACTATTAACTCCGGGAagcaaaatttcttctaatGACTTAGacaaattctttcaaaagaaaattcatctCTACGAGAAGAAGTTAGAGGATTACTGCCGTATTCTCTCTGATATAGAAACTGCGGTAAATGGCATTGATACAGATTTATTTGGCGCCCCAAATAACCCTAATTCTACAGCTATCACAGCAGATCTAGGTTCATCCGAAGCAGAGAACCTACTGCAGTTGAAGACAGGCTTAGCTGCCATAGTCTCTACTGTCATTGAGGAATTCACACTGTTTATGGATATCGCTGAGAGAATCGCCGTGTTACATCAAAAAACGAAAACACTGGCATCATTGAGCATATGA
- the ROK1 gene encoding RNA-dependent ATPase ROK1 (RNA-dependent ATPase; involved in pre-rRNA processing at sites A0, A1, and A2, and in control of cell cycle progression; contains two upstream open reading frames (uORFs) in 5' untranslated region which regulate translation), with the protein MDIFRVLTRGASVKKESGPKAKAADYSVINGNDENHKEDNNESQIVKELDFFRNKRIISKVEDDREKTTENDSPNKEEKSGNDDGLIKPVITNTVEASALRKSYKGNVSGIDIPLPIGSFEDLISRFSFDKRLLNNLIENGFTEPTPIQCECIPVALNNRDVLACGPTGSGKTLAFLIPLVQQIIDDKQTAGLKGLIISPTKELANQIFIECFKLSYKIFLEKKRPLQVALLSKSLGAKLKNKVVSDKKYDIIISTPLRLIDVVKNEALDLSKVKHLIFDEADKLFDKTFVEQSDDILSACREPSLRKAMFSATIPSNVEEIAQSIMMDPVRVIIGHKEAANTNIEQKLIFCGNEEGKLIAIRQLVQEGEFKPPIIIFLESITRAKALYHELMYDRINVDVIHAERTALQRDRIIERFKTGELWCLICTDVLARGIDFKGVNLVINYDVPGSSQAYVHRIGRTGRGGRSGKAITFYTKQDSVAIKPIINVMKQSGCEVSEWMDKMAKMTRKEKESIKNGKAHKERKQITTVPKMDKAKRRRQQEMIAASKRRKNEELSKKHFSK; encoded by the coding sequence ATGGATATTTTTAGAGTATTAACTAGAGGAGCTTCCGTGAAGAAAGAGTCAGGCCCAAAGGCTAAGGCAGCAGATTACAGCGTTATAAATGGAAATGATGAGAATCATAAGGaagataataatgaaagCCAGATCGTGAAAGAACTTGATTTCTTTCGAAACAAGAGAATCATTAGCAAGGTAGAGGATGATAGAGAGAAGACAACCGAAAACGATTCTCCAAACAAAGAGGAGAAGAGCGGCAATGATGATGGTCTGATAAAACCAGTGATTACCAATACCGTTGAGGCATCCGCGTTGAGAAAATCATATAAGGGAAACGTGTCGGGTATAGATATACCACTTCCAATAGGTTCGTTTGAAGATTTAATTTCAAGGTTTTCATTCGATAAGCGTTTACTGAATAACTTGATTGAAAACGGGTTTACTGAGCCTACCCCAATTCAATGTGAATGTATTCCTGTTGCTTTGAATAATAGAGACGTTTTGGCATGTGGTCCCACAGGGTCTGGTAAGACGTTAGCATTCTTAATTCCGCTGGTTCAGCAGATTATTGATGACAAGCAAACTGCAGGGTTGAAAGGGTTAATCATTTCGCCTACAAAGGAATTAGCGaaccaaatttttattgaatgtTTTAAGCTATCTTACAAGATAtttttggagaaaaaaaggccTCTGCAAGTTGCACTCTTATCTAAATCTTTAGGCgctaaattgaaaaacaagGTAGTTAGTGATAAGAAATATGATATAATCATTTCTACCCCATTAAGACTAATCGATGTTGTGAAAAACGAAGCTCTCGATCTCTCCAAAGTTAAGcatttgatatttgatgaaGCTGATAAATTGTTTGACAAAACATTCGTTGAACAGAGTGACGATATTTTGAGCGCCTGTAGAGAGCCATCGTTGCGTAAAGCGATGTTTTCTGCGACCATTCCATCCAATGTAGAAGAGATTGCACAAAGTATAATGATGGATCCTGTTAGAGTTATTATTGGCCACAAGGAAGCAGCAAATACAAAtattgaacaaaaattaatattttGTGGTAATGAAGAGGGTAAACTAATTGCTATTAGACAACTCGTTCAAGAGGGTGAGTTCAAGCCACCGatcataatatttttagAGTCTATTACAAGAGCAAAAGCGTTATATCATGAATTGATGTACGATAGGATTAACGTAGATGTGATTCATGCAGAAAGAACAGCCTTACAAAGAGACAGGATTATTGAACGATTTAAAACTGGTGAATTATGGTGTTTGATCTGTACCGACGTTTTAGCTCGTGGTATTGACTTCAAAGGTGTCAATCTGGTCATCAATTATGACGTTCCAGGATCGTCTCAGGCTTATGTTCACAGAATTGGTAGAACAGGTAGAGGTGGGCGGTCAGGTAAAGCTATCACATTCTATACTAAACAAGACTCAGTAGCTATTAAACCAATAATAAATGTCATGAAACAAAGTGGTTGTGAAGTATCTGAGTGGATGGATAAAATGGCTAAAATGACCAGAAAGGAGAAAGAAAGTATAAAAAACGGTAAAGCGcataaagaaagaaagcaGATTACTACTGTGCCTAAGATGGATAAGGCCAAAAGAAGACGTCAACAAGAAATGATTGCAGcatccaaaagaagaaaaaatgaagaactttcaaaaaaacatttctcgaaataa
- the SPO74 gene encoding Spo74p (Component of the meiotic outer plaque of the spindle pole body; involved in modifying the meiotic outer plaque that is required prior to prospore membrane formation), with the protein MGAGTLLNGLEKENFPNNIHSDLPAYPNMDSQEDGNTSKESKRNSPVKQKSQKDEEKSSKMGTASNIFHENKDIHERSEHTDDFNDGLKLAPDSSPSLKECQFKNWESFWCNTEGYKTKHMQPFHFTSGLEEIKEPVMELNISTSPYKGQRPNSAPTEYSAATTAFTKTQLEVSFLKTNLLTYIKKEIDICLSSVPFFDDAVQMQKKFLEYRDIDLDEEYELKILGELLNDLNFFHMQENSLLNRELAVRRFSNQPESQNLPSIRDFRNPLLPIDNRPSPPLGLKRNGKSFEETYDFTSNTSNFWGEKAELQNSITGGTPYFFHPNNIHQTKPFMSFENQNELLFQRKNSDYKQHFNSGRNIHNGVESKSYRGVGLNDSYQKGYAAMTKSFGNIDLNRMPRRSNEEMYSWSRN; encoded by the coding sequence ATGGGAGCTGGCACTCTTTTAAATGGattagaaaaggaaaacttTCCAAATAACATCCATTCAGATTTGCCTGCGTATCCTAACATGGATTCTCAAGAAGATGGCAATACTAGTAAggaaagtaaaagaaatagtCCAGTAAAACAGAAGTCCcaaaaagatgaagaaaagtcATCTAAAATGGGGACTGCAAGCAACATATTCcatgaaaataaagatatacACGAAAGATCTGAACACACGGACGATTTTAATGATGGCTTAAAACTGGCTCCGGACTCTAGTCCAAGCTTGAAAGAGTGtcaatttaaaaattgGGAAAGTTTTTGGTGTAATACAGAAGGTTACAAAACTAAACACATGCAGCCCTTTCATTTTACAAGCGGattagaagaaataaaggaaCCGGTCATGGAATTGAATATTTCCACTTCACCATACAAGGGACAGAGGCCAAATTCAGCTCCAACCGAGTATTCAGCTGCCACAACAGCGTTTACCAAAACACAATTAGAGGTGAGTTTTCTAAAAACCAACTTGCTTACATacattaaaaaagagattGACATTTGCTTGTCAAGTGTTCCATTTTTTGACGACGCAGTTCAAatgcaaaagaaattcttgGAATACAGAGATATTGACTtggatgaagaatatgagCTCAAAATTTTGGGGGAACTTTTGAATGATTTAAACTTCTTTCATATGCAAGAAAACTCTTTGCTAAATAGAGAGCTAGCAGTTCGTAGATTCTCCAATCAACCTGAAAGTCAAAATTTACCTTCCATTAGGGATTTTAGAAATCCACTTTTGCCAATAGATAACCGCCCTTCTCCCCCATTAGgattgaaaagaaacggAAAGTCTTTCGAGGAAACCTATGATTTCACGTCCaatacatcaaatttttgggGAGAAAAAGCAGAACTACAAAACTCCATAACTGGTGGAACACCCTATTTTTTCCACCCTAACAATATACATCAAACAAAACCTTTTATGtcatttgaaaatcaaaatgaaCTTCTATTCcagagaaaaaattcagatTACAAGCAGCATTTTAACTCTGgaagaaatatacataaTGGAGTGGAATCGAAATCTTACAGAGGTGTGGGGTTAAACGATAGTTATCAAAAGGGTTATGCAGCAATGACAAAGTCGTTTGGAAATATCGATTTAAATAGAATGCCCAGAAGAagtaatgaagaaatgTATAGCTGGTCACGTAATTGA
- the SUA5 gene encoding threonylcarbamoyladenylate synthase (Protein involved in threonylcarbamoyl adenosine biosynthesis; Sua5p and Qri7p are necessary and sufficient for RNA t6A modification in vitro; null mutant lacks N6-threonylcarbamoyl adenosine (t6A) modification in the anticodon loop of ANN-decoding tRNA; member of conserved YrdC/Sua5 family; binds single-stranded telomeric DNA and null mutant has abnormal telomere length), whose translation MYLGRHFLAMTSKALFDTKILKVNPLSIIFSPDAHIDGSLPTITDPETEAALVEAARIIRDTDETVAFPTETVYGLGGSALNDNSVLSIYRAKNRPSDNPLITHVSSIDQLNRKVFNQPHLSGTSLFDNIPSIYRPLISSLWPGPLTILLPVPSSEHSALSKLTTADQPTFAVRIPANPVARALIALSDTPIAAPSANASTRPSPTLASHVYHDLKDKIPIILDGGACKVGVESTVVDGLCNPPTLLRPGGFTYEEIVKLGGEAWSLCKVENKKTVEKGEKVRTPGMKYRHYSPSAKVVLLVPHCEGDGILKGVDRMERLKRLIETELKANSNIKKIAILTSLKLRDSDLQSKIFNEPDFSSKTFIIERLGQSGEEIQTNLFAALRKVDENDKVDLIFVEGINEEGEGLAVMNRLRKAAANNCIQF comes from the coding sequence ATGTACCTTGGACGACATTTTTTGGCAATGACATCGAAAGCACTGTTTGATACCAAGATCTTAAAAGTTAACCCGCTATCAATCATTTTCTCCCCTGATGCGCATATAGATGGTTCCTTACCAACGATAACAGATCCTGAAACGGAAGCAGCGCTAGTTGAAGCGGCGAGGATAATAAGAGATACAGATGAGACTGTGGCTTTTCCAACCGAAACTGTTTATGGTCTTGGAGGTTCTGCTTTAAATGATAATTCAGTGCTTAGTATATACAGGGCCAAAAATAGGCCTAGTGACAATCCTTTGATTACACATGTTTCATCCATTGATCAACTTAACAGAAAGGTCTTTAATCAACCGCATCTATCAGGTACATCCTTGTTTGATAACATACCCTCAATCTATCGCCCATTAATTTCAAGCCTTTGGCCTGGCCCATTAACAATTCTTTTGCCAGTTCCATCTTCAGAGCATAGTGCATTATCAAAGTTAACGACCGCAGATCAGCCTACGTTTGCGGTACGCATACCCGCTAATCCAGTGGCTAGAGCACTGATTGCCCTGAGCGATACACCAATAGCTGCTCCTTCAGCGAATGCGTCTACTAGGCCATCTCCTACTTTAGCGTCTCATGTTTATCATGATCTAAAGGATAAAATTCCCATAATTCTTGATGGCGGAGCGTGCAAGGTTGGTGTAGAAAGTACTGTTGTTGATGGGTTATGTAATCCTCCTACGCTACTGCGACCTGGCGGTTTTACAtatgaagaaattgttaaATTGGGTGGTGAAGCTTGGTCTCTTTGTAAAGTTGagaataagaaaacagTTGAAAAGGGCGAAAAGGTAAGAACGCCTGGTATGAAGTATAGACACTATTCCCCTTCAGCTAAAGTTGTTTTACTAGTTCCTCATTGCGAAGGCGATGGCATTCTTAAGGGCGTTGATAGGATGGAAAGATTAAAGAGGTTAATCGAAACGGAATTAAAAGCCAACagtaatataaaaaaaattgcgATTTTAACTTCCCTAAAATTACGTGATTCCGACTTACAATCTAAGATCTTTAATGAACCCgatttttcttcgaaaaCTTTCATCATCGAAAGACTTGGCCAATCTGGTGAAGAAATACAGACTAACTTGTTTGCAGCTTTAAGAAAAgtggatgaaaatgataaagtAGACCTAATATTTGTCGAAGGTATAAATGAGGAAGGAGAAGGATTAGCTGTTATGAACAGATTGCGAAAGGCGGCTGCAAATAATTGTATACAGTTTTAA
- the HUR1 gene encoding Hur1p (Protein with a role in DNA repair; mutants show reduced efficiency of non-homologous end-joining repair), which yields MFILVSVVNICTYIHLHMFPLISTFTSIGLGVLMKDKGKEGKTIKAQNVTYQTFEKYVESSSFFFLVHNFLNSSTMKTLLLMSNNNSISEIPSFSVLKILWKNGIYIAHI from the coding sequence ATGTTTATCTTAGTATCCGTTGTAaatatatgtacatatatacatcTACATATGTTCCCATTAATTAGTACATTTACCTCAATAGGGTTGGGCGTCCTCATGAAAGATAAAGGGAAGGAAGGAAAAACGATAAAAGCACAAAATGTGACATATCAAACATTTGAGAAATACGTTGagtcttcttcattctttttcctcGTCCACAATTTTCTCAATTCATCAACGATGAAAACGCTACTGCTGATGAGcaataacaatagtatATCAGAGATACCAAGTTTCTCAGTTTTAAAGATACTTTGGAAAAATGGTATATATATAGCGCACATTTGA
- the PMR1 gene encoding Ca(2+)/Mn(2+)-transporting P-type ATPase PMR1 (High affinity Ca2+/Mn2+ P-type ATPase; required for Ca2+ and Mn2+ transport into Golgi; involved in Ca2+ dependent protein sorting, processing; D53A mutant (Mn2+ transporting) is rapamycin sensitive, Q783A mutant (Ca2+ transporting) is rapamycin resistant; Mn2+ transport into Golgi lumen required for rapamycin sensitivity; mutations in human homolog ATP2C1 cause acantholytic skin condition Hailey-Hailey disease; human ATP2C1 can complement yeast null mutant) — MSDNPFNASLLDEDSNREREILDATAEALSKPSPSLEYCTLSVDEALEKLDTDKNGGLRSSNEANNRRSLYGPNEITVEDDESLFKKFLSNFIEDRMILLLIGSAVVSLFMGNIDDAVSITLAIFIVVTVGFVQEYRSEKSLEALNKLVPAECHLMRCGQESHVLASTLVPGDLVHFRIGDRIPADIRIIEAIDLSIDESNLTGENEPVHKTSQTIEKSSFNDQPNSIVPISERSCIAYMGTLVKEGHGKGIVVGTGTNTSFGAVFEMMNNIEKPKTPLQLTMDKLGKDLSLVSFIVIGMICLVGIIQGRSWLEMFQISVSLAVAAIPEGLPIIVTVTLALGVLRMAKRKAIVRRLPSVETLGSVNVICSDKTGTLTSNHMTVSKLWCLDSMSNKLNVLSLDKNKKTKNSNGNLKNYLTEDVRETLTIGNLCNNASFSQEHAIFLGNPTDVALLEQLANFEMPDIRNTVQKVQELPFNSKRKLMATKILNPVDNKCTVYVKGAFERILEYSTSYLKSKGKKTEKLTEAQKATINECANSMASEGLRVFGFAKLTLSDSSTPLTEDLIKDLTFTGLIGMNDPPRPNVKFAIEQLLQGGVHIIMITGDSENTAVNIAKQIGIPVIDPKLSVLSGDKLDEMSDDQLANVIDHVNIFARATPEHKLNIVRALRKRGDVVAMTGDGVNDAPALKLSDIGVSMGRIGTDVAKEASDMVLTDDDFSTILTAIEEGKGIFNNIQNFLTFQLSTSVAALSLVALSTAFKLPNPLNAMQILWINILMDGPPAQSLGVEPVDHEVMKKPPRKRTDKILTHDVMKRLLTTAACIIVGTVYIFVKEMAEDGKVTARDTTMTFTCFVFFDMFNALACRHNTKSIFEIGFFTNKMFNYAVGLSLLGQMCAIYIPFFQSIFKTEKLGISDILLLLLISSSVFIVDELRKLWTRKKNEEDSTYFSNV, encoded by the coding sequence ATGAGTGACAATCCATTTAATGCGAGTCTTCTTGACGAGGACTCAAACCGTGAGAGAGAAATACTAGATGCCACAGCAGAGGCCCTTTCGAAACCAAGCCCTTCTTTAGAGTATTGTACTTTATCCGTGGACGAAGCTCTAGAAAAACTGGACACTGACAAAAACGGTGGTTTACGATCATCTAACGAGGCCAACAATAGGAGATCACTTTATGGCCCCAATGAAATAACCgtagaagatgatgaaagtCTTTTCAAGAAGTTCTTGTCAAATTTCATTGAGGATCGAATGATTCTACTTTTAATAGGATCCGCAGTGGTCTCTCTTTTTATGGGTAACATTGATGATGCTGTTAGTATCACACTGGCCATTTTCATAGTTGTCACTGTCGGTTTTGTCCAAGAATATAGGTCTGAAAAATCTCTAGAAGCGTTGAATAAATTGGTTCCTGCTGAATGTCACTTAATGAGATGTGGTCAAGAGAGTCATGTACTGGCTTCCACCTTGGTTCCTGGTGATTTAGTGCACTTCAGAATAGGTGACAGAATCCCCGCAGACATTAGAATTATTGAAGCAATCGATTTATCCATCGATGAAAGTAATTTAACTGGTGAAAATGAACCGGTACATAAAACCTCACAAACGATCGAAAAATCTTCCTTTAACGATCAGCCTAATTCAATTGTACCGATTTCTGAGAGATCTTGTATAGCTTATATGGGTACATTAGTCAAGGAAGGTCATGGTAAGGGTATCGTCGTAGGAACAGGTACAAACACATCCTTTGGTGCCGTTTTTGAAATGATGaataatattgaaaaaccGAAGACTCCATTGCAGTTAACAATGGACAAATTGGGAAAGGACTTGTCACTGGTTAGCTTCATAGTTATTGGTATGATTTGTTTAGTTGGTATCATACAAGGTAGATCTTGGTTAGAAATGTTCCAAATATCGGTATCCTTAGCGGTTGCTGCTATTCCAGAAGGGTTACCAATTATTGTCACTGTTACTTTGGCATTGGGTGTTCTGAGAATGGCCAAGCGTAAAGCCATCGTGAGAAGGTTACCAAGTGTCGAAACTTTAGGCTCTGTCAACGTTATCTGCTCCGACAAAACAGGTACACTAACCTCAAACCACATGACCGTATCTAAACTTTGGTGCTTGGACAGTATGTCCAATAAGCTAAACGTCCTCTCATTAGACAAAAATAAGAAGACTAAAAATTCTAAtggaaatttgaaaaactatTTGACTGAAGACGTTAGGGAAACTCTAACTATCGGTAATCTCTGTAATAATGCATCTTTCTCTCAAGAACATGCCATATTTCTGGGAAATCCTACTGATGTAGCTCTTTTAGAGCAATTGGCAAACTTTGAAATGCCTGATATCAGAAACACCgttcaaaaagttcagGAACTTCCATTTAActcgaaaagaaaattaatgGCAACCAAGATTCTCAACCCTGTCGACAATAAGTGTACAGTTTATGTTAAAGGtgcatttgaaagaattctTGAGTACTCCACAAGttatttgaaatcaaagggtaaaaaaactgaaaagtTGACTGAAGCCCAAAAAGCTACGATAAATGAGTGCGCAAATTCTATGGCATCTGAAGGTTTGCGTGTCTTTGGATTTGCTAAACTAACTTTGTCTGATTCATCAACTCCTCTAACCGAAGACCTAATCAAAGATTTAACCTTTACTGGTTTAATCGGTATGAATGACCCACCAAGACCGAACGTTAAATTTGCCATCGAACAATTACTACAAGGTGGTGTCCATATTATTATGATCACTGGTGATTCTGAGAATACCGCAGTAAACATTGCAAAACAAATTGGTATTCCAGTTATTGATCCAAAGCTTTCCGTTTTATCCGGTGATAAATTAGATGAAATGTCAGATGATCAACTGGCCAATGTCATCGACCACGTTAATATTTTTGCTCGTGCTACGCCTGAGCATAAGTTAAACATTGTTCGTGCATTAAGAAAGAGGGGTGATGTGGTAGCAATGACTGGTGATGGTGTTAACGACGCTCCTGCGTTGAAACTTTCAGATATTGGTGTTTCTATGGGTAGAATTGGTACAGATGTAGCCAAAGAAGCCTCAGATATGGTCTTAACTGATGATGACTTCAGTACTATTTTAACTGCCATTGAAGAGGGTAAAGGTATctttaataatattcagAATTTCCTGACTTTTCAATTGTCTACTTCTGTTGCCGCACTATCATTAGTTGCACTATCTACAGCGTTTAAACTACCCAATCCACTGAACGCAATGCAAATTCTTTGGataaatattttaatgGATGGGCCACCAGCTCAATCCTTAGGTGTGGAACCTGTTGATCATGAAGTTATGAAAAAACCTCCAAGAAAACGTACCGATAAAATTTTGACCCATGATGTAATGAAACGTTTACTAACCACCGCGGCCTGTATCATCGTTGGGACAGTTTACATTTTTGTTAAAGAGATGGCCGAAGATGGTAAAGTAACTGCTAGAGATACTACTATGACATTTacttgttttgttttttttgatatgtTTAATGCTTTGGCCTGCAGACATAACACAAAGTCAATCTTCGAAATCGGCTTTTTCACGAACAAAATGTTCAACTACGCCGTTGGACTGTCTCTGTTAGGTCAAATGTGCGCTATATATATACCATTTTTCCAAAGTATCTTTAAAACTGAGAAACTTGGTATCTCTGATatactattgttattgCTCATCAGCAGTAGCGTTTTCATCGTTGATGAATTGAGAAAATTGTGGACgaggaaaaagaatgaagaagactCAACGTATTTCTCAAATGTTTGA
- the CUP2 gene encoding Cup2p (Copper-binding transcription factor; activates transcription of the metallothionein genes CUP1-1 and CUP1-2 in response to elevated copper concentrations; required for regulation of copper genes in response to DNA-damaging reagents; CUP2 has a paralog, HAA1, that arose from the whole genome duplication) has translation MVVINGVKYACETCIRGHRAAQCTHTDGPLQMIRRKGRPSTTCGHCKELRRTKNFNPSGGCMCASARRPAVGSKEDETRCRCDEGEPCKCHTKRKSSRKSKGGSCHRRANDEAAHVNGLGIADLDVLLGLNGRSSDVDMTTTLPSLKPPLQNGEIKADSIDNLDLASLDPLEQSPSISMEPVSINETGSAYTTTNTALNDIDIPFSINELNELYKQVSSHNSHSQ, from the coding sequence ATGGTCGTAATTAACGGGGTCAAATATGCCTGTGAAACGTGTATCAGGGGTCACAGGGCGGCGCAGTGTACTCACACTGATGGTCCGCTACAGATGATCAGACGCAAGGGAAGACCATCGACCACATGTGGCCATTGTAAAGAGCTGAGAAGAACCAAGAACTTCAACCCATCCGGTGGGTGCATGTGTGCCTCTGCACGACGGCCAGCTGTTGGCAGCAAGGAAGATGAAACACGATGTCGTTGTGATGAGGGTGAACCTTGTAAATGTCATACCAAGAGGAAAAGCAGCCGGAAATCAAAGGGAGGGTCATGCCACAGAAGGGCAAATGATGAAGCAGCGCATGTCAATGGTCTCGGTATTGCAGATCTGGACGTTCTTTTGGGCCTAAATGGTCGCTCGTCGGATGTAGACATGACAACCACATTGCCGAGTTTGAAGCCACCTCTGCAAAACGGAGAAATTAAGGCCGACAGCATTGACAATCTTGATTTGGCTTCCCTCGATCCGCTTGAGCAAAGCCCTAGTATATCTATGGAACCTGTTAGTATCAATGAAACAGGAAGCGCATATACAACTACGAACACAGCACTAAACGATATTGACATTCCATTCTCCATCAATGAGTTGAACGAGCTATACAAACAAGTATCTTCGCATAACTCACATTCACAATAA